CAGGACGACCCACTCGTCTTCGAAGTCCCCAAAGGCTCCTACCGCGTCCGCATCCACCACCGCGACCCGATCGCTACTCCGCCCGAGGTTTCCCCGTCACGGGTGGAGCCTCCCTCCTTTTCACCGCCGCGGCCGTTCACGAAACCCTGGGCAGTTCCACTCGCGTTCCTCATCGGCGCCTTCGTCGGCTACCGCGCATCGCACTGAACCGTTACCATCGCAGCTTCCTCACACATCTTTGCCATTCTTTGCGTCTAAGCTCCGTGGTCTACTTCGCATCGAAGGAACAACAGGCCAACCCTCCCTTATGCACCCCTCCTCGAAGAATCTCCTCTCCCTCGCAGCAGCTTTCGCGCTGTCCGCCTCCTGCCTTGCCGCGCTTGCTCAGAACAACAGCAACTCCGGCACGATCCGCGTCCTCAACAGCACGACTCACCAGGCGGTGCTCGACCCCGTCGTTACTGTGAACGGCAAAGTCCTCACCGCCTCAAATGGCGCTTACACTCTTCCCGCCGGCACGCAGAGCGTCATGGCCCGCGCTCCCGGCTATCGCGCCGTCACGGTCTCCGCCGCTGACATCCAGAACCACCACGACGCCATCGAGCTCCATCCCTTCACCGTTCACGCGCTCTATCTCTCCGAGTACGGCATCGCCTCGTCTGTCCTTCGCAACTCCGCGTTCGACATCATCAAGCGTGGCGGCGCCAACGCCCTCGTCGTCAACATCAAGAGCGACCACGGCCAGCTCGTCTATCCCAGCGCCATCCCGCTCGCAAAACAGATCGGCGCGCGCAACGTCACCACCATCCACTCGCTGTCCGATCTCGTCAACACTGCGCACGCGCAAAACATCTACATCATCGCCCGCATCGTCACGTTCAAGGACATGCCGCTCGCCACTTCAAAGCCTGAAGACGCCGTCCACCTCGCAGACGGTTCGCTCTTCCATGACCGCGAAGGACTCCATTGGACCGACCCCTTCAAGCCCGAGGTCCGCGCCTACAACATCGCCATTGCCGTCGAAGCCGCCAAGGCCGGCTTTGACGAAGTCCAGTTCGACTACGTCCGCTTCCCCGACTCCACCAGCAAGCTCATCGTCAGCGGTCCCACCGACGAAGACCACCGCATCGAGGCCATTTCCAGCTTCCTCGGCGATGCCCACGCCGCCCTCGTTCCCTACAACGTCTTCCTCTCGGCAGACATCTTCGGCTACACCTTCTGGAACACCAACGACACCGGCATCGGCCAGCAGCTCAATCATCTCGTCGATAAGACCGACTACCTCTGCCCGATGCTCTACCCCTCCGGCTTCGCGCACGGCATTCCCGGCCACGCCAAGCCCGTCGACAACATCGACGACATCCATAGCACCGTCAAGCTCACGCTCGACCGCGGCATCCAGCGCACCGACGTGAACCCGCTCAAGCTCCGGCCCTGGCTGCAGGCCTTCCGCGATTACGCCTTCGGTGGCGTGGTCTTCGGGCCCGACCAGGTCGCCACCCAGATCTCCGCCGCCAACGCCGACCACACCGACGGCTGGTCGCTCTGGAATCCGCGCAACGTCTACAGCGGCATCGGTCTCATCCGCGACGCGAACGCAAGCAAAGACGCCGCACTCCCCGTCGCCGAACACGCGTCAAAGTAACGCATCCACCAGGCTCCGTTAGCGCGCCGTTGCTGCACCGCTGGCATCGGCGAGGCTCGCATTCTGCGGCATCTGTGTCTTGATCCACCGCTCCACGCGCTCCTGCAGCAGGTCCAGCGGCATCGCTCCGCCGTTCAGAATCTCATCGTGAAATGCCTTGATGTCGAACTGCGTTCCCAACTGCGCCTTCGCTTCGCTGCGCAGCTTCAGAATCGTCAGCTGGCCCATCTTATAAGCCAGCGCCTGCCCCGGCCACGCGATGTACCGGTCCGTCTCGGTCTGCGCCAGCGCATCGTTCACATCATTCGCGTGCATGTAGTCGATCACCTGTTGACGCGTCCATCCCTGATCATGAATCCCCGTGTCGACCACCAGCCGCACCGCGCGAAACAGCTCCGAGTTCAGTCGCCCGTAATCCGACACCGGATCCTGGTAAAACCCGACCTCCTTGCCCAACTGCTCCGCATACAGCGCCCATCCCTCCGTGTACGCCGAGTACCCTCCACGCAACCGGAACTTCGGCAGCCCCTTCAGTTGCTGAGCCACGCTGATCTGCATGTGATGTCCGGGCACACCCTCGTGATACGCCACTGCCTCGTCCAGCACTAGTGTCCGGCTCGTCGGATCAGCCACCGCCACAACAACGCGTCCCGCGCGCTTGCCGTCCGGCGTCCCGGCAACATAGTGCGTCGACTCCGCCTTCGCAAACCCCGGAATCGGCTCGACCGTCACCAGCGACTTCGGCAGCAGCCCGAACAGCTCCGGCAGCTTCGGCTCCATCTGGTGGATGTACTTCGCAAAATCATCCACAATCTGCTGCTCGCTCGTCGGCCTCCACTTCGGGTCGCTGTTGATTGCCACCCGCCAACTCGCCAGGTCCTTATAGCCCTGCTTCTGCGCGAGATCCGTCATCTCCGCCGTAATCCGCTTCACCTCATCCAGTCCGAGCTGATGAACCTCCGCCGGCGTGATTTCTACCGTCGTCATCATCTTCACGGCCTCGGCGTAGCGCCTCTTTCCGTCCGGCAGGCTCTCAATCGAAAGCTGGTCACGTCCCTTCGGCGCATAGTCGTCGCGCAGAAACGCTGCAAACTTTCGATAAGCCGGCAGCACATCCACATTCGCCGCCTTCGTCATCTCTGCCGTGAGCCTTTGCTTGTCCGCGTCAGAGAAGCTGGCCGGAAACTTCTTCAGTGGCAGAAGAAACGGATCCGCCGCCACGATCCCATCACACTGCGCCGGCAGCAGCGAGAGAACCAGCTTCGGCGGCATCAGGCCATCCTTCTCGCCCTGCCGCAAAACCTCCGTCGTCTGCTCCAGCGCCTGCGGAATCTGGTGCAGCCTCGCAATGTAGTCCTCATAGTGCTGCACCGAATCCAGTGGCACGCTCAGCGGCAGGTCTGCCAGCGACGTTTGAATTCCGTTCTGCTGGTTGATCGGCATCTCATAGTTCTTCAGGCTGTAGTTCACGTCGGCCTGCTTCAGTTGCCGGTCCATCAGCTCATGGCTCAGCAGATCCTGCTCGCTCATCCCGTCGGTCGAAATCGTCTCCAGCCGCGCCAGGAACACATCCTGCTCCGCATGCTCGTCCGCAATCGCCTTCAGCGAGTGCTGCGACAGCAGGTTGTTGTACCGGTAATCACCCAGCGAAGTCGCCCGCTCCGGCGAGGTCTTCAGCCCCCACTGGTAGTACTCCTCAAACAACCCATTCTGCTGCGCCACACGATCCGCCACCGGAGCAGCCTGTCCCAGAACAACCGGGCACACCAGTGCCAGGCAGCAACCGAACAAGAGATTTCGCATACGCGAAAGCCTAGCAGCCCGTCCCTCTGCCCACCCAGAAAATTTCGTCAATTACCCCGAGCGCTGTCTTGCAAACCCCTGAAAATGCGAACTTCCAGCCTATTGCGCACGGCGGTTGCGCCAACATCCTCGCGTAAACTATCGGTAGCCGACCTCTCCCCGGGAGCCGTAACCCTGACACATCCCATCCACGCCCTTGCGTTCTTCCTCGCCGATCAGCACGGCCTCGCTCACTATTGGAGGACGCATTACGCCGACCGCACCTTCAAGGGCGACTACCGCTGGAACACGTTCGACGTCTGCCTGCTCGTGCCCTACTTTGTCGTAATGGTGATCCTCGCCTTCTACGGCATCCACCGTTACCAGCTCGTCTGGCTCTACTACCGCAACAAACGCAAAGCCTCGAAATCACACGAGCCGCCCGCAAAGTTCGCAGACAACGACCTCCCATTCGTCACCATCCAGCTCCCCATCTATAACGAGCAGTTCGTCATCGACCGCCTCATCGACGCCTGCTGCCGCCTCGACTACCCGCGCGACCGCTTCGAGATCCAGGTCCTCGACGACTCCACCGACGAGACCGTCGTCGTCGCCGAATCCATCGTCCAGCGCTATGCCACCGGGGCAGAAGGACTTGCGCCCCAGCCCATCGTTTACCTCCACCGCACCAACCGCTACGGCTATAAAGCCGGGGCCCTCGAAGAAGGTCTCAAGGTAGCCAAAGGCGAGCTCATCGCCATCTTTGACGCCGACTTCGTCCCTCCGCCAGACTGGCTTCTCCGGGTCGTCCACCAGTTCACCGACCCCACAATCGGCATGGTGCAAACCCGCTGGACGCACCTGAATCGCAACTACAGCTTCCTCACCCAGGTCGAAGCCATCCTCCTCGACGGCCACTTCGTCCTTGAGCACGGCGGCCGTTCGCGCGCCGGCGTCTACTTCAACTTCAACGGCACCGCGGGCATGTGGCGTCGGCAGGCCATCGACGAAGCCGGCGGCTGGCAGCACGACACCCTCACCGAAGACACCGACCTCAGCTACCGTGCCCAGCTCAAGGGCTGGAAGTTCAAGTATCTGCAGG
This genomic interval from Acidobacteriaceae bacterium contains the following:
- a CDS encoding putative glycoside hydrolase; translation: MHPSSKNLLSLAAAFALSASCLAALAQNNSNSGTIRVLNSTTHQAVLDPVVTVNGKVLTASNGAYTLPAGTQSVMARAPGYRAVTVSAADIQNHHDAIELHPFTVHALYLSEYGIASSVLRNSAFDIIKRGGANALVVNIKSDHGQLVYPSAIPLAKQIGARNVTTIHSLSDLVNTAHAQNIYIIARIVTFKDMPLATSKPEDAVHLADGSLFHDREGLHWTDPFKPEVRAYNIAIAVEAAKAGFDEVQFDYVRFPDSTSKLIVSGPTDEDHRIEAISSFLGDAHAALVPYNVFLSADIFGYTFWNTNDTGIGQQLNHLVDKTDYLCPMLYPSGFAHGIPGHAKPVDNIDDIHSTVKLTLDRGIQRTDVNPLKLRPWLQAFRDYAFGGVVFGPDQVATQISAANADHTDGWSLWNPRNVYSGIGLIRDANASKDAALPVAEHASK
- a CDS encoding DUF885 domain-containing protein, producing the protein MRNLLFGCCLALVCPVVLGQAAPVADRVAQQNGLFEEYYQWGLKTSPERATSLGDYRYNNLLSQHSLKAIADEHAEQDVFLARLETISTDGMSEQDLLSHELMDRQLKQADVNYSLKNYEMPINQQNGIQTSLADLPLSVPLDSVQHYEDYIARLHQIPQALEQTTEVLRQGEKDGLMPPKLVLSLLPAQCDGIVAADPFLLPLKKFPASFSDADKQRLTAEMTKAANVDVLPAYRKFAAFLRDDYAPKGRDQLSIESLPDGKRRYAEAVKMMTTVEITPAEVHQLGLDEVKRITAEMTDLAQKQGYKDLASWRVAINSDPKWRPTSEQQIVDDFAKYIHQMEPKLPELFGLLPKSLVTVEPIPGFAKAESTHYVAGTPDGKRAGRVVVAVADPTSRTLVLDEAVAYHEGVPGHHMQISVAQQLKGLPKFRLRGGYSAYTEGWALYAEQLGKEVGFYQDPVSDYGRLNSELFRAVRLVVDTGIHDQGWTRQQVIDYMHANDVNDALAQTETDRYIAWPGQALAYKMGQLTILKLRSEAKAQLGTQFDIKAFHDEILNGGAMPLDLLQERVERWIKTQMPQNASLADASGAATAR
- a CDS encoding cellulose synthase family protein, yielding MHALAFFLADQHGLAHYWRTHYADRTFKGDYRWNTFDVCLLVPYFVVMVILAFYGIHRYQLVWLYYRNKRKASKSHEPPAKFADNDLPFVTIQLPIYNEQFVIDRLIDACCRLDYPRDRFEIQVLDDSTDETVVVAESIVQRYATGAEGLAPQPIVYLHRTNRYGYKAGALEEGLKVAKGELIAIFDADFVPPPDWLLRVVHQFTDPTIGMVQTRWTHLNRNYSFLTQVEAILLDGHFVLEHGGRSRAGVYFNFNGTAGMWRRQAIDEAGGWQHDTLTEDTDLSYRAQLKGWKFKYLQDVECPAELPIEMTAFKTQQARWAKGLIQTSKKILPSVIRSKVPFHTKLEAWYHLTANISYPLMIILSTLLMPAMIIRSYQGWLQMMLIDFPLFMASTMSISSFYLVSQKELFPRTWYKTFLYLPFLMSLGIGLTITNTKAVLEALFGIKSAFARTPKYRVMKKGEKHQASKYRKRLGLIPFIEILIGCYFTATVWYALSTENYFTVPFLLLFVIGYWYTGLLSLFQGLFERRSPRGDAMHEKPYPVGV